A region of the candidate division KSB1 bacterium genome:
TGTTCTCTGTAATGGCTACGGAAAATAGCAATCACCTCATCAATTTTCTGCAATTGATTTTTGGAAAGAGATCGGTTTATCAATTTTTTCAAACCATCCCCAACGTAGCTCATGACTACCTCCATTTCTAAAGGAGGCAAATCTAAATCCTTAAGAGCATAATTAACAGAATTGGCTAAATCACGGCGGGAATCGACAAGGGTTCCGTCTAAATCGAAAATGATTAGATCAACATGGGGCATTTAGTCTGTCTTAAGTAATTCTCCGAAAACATCTTTGCCAACAAATCGGCCGTTTTCAACCAGAGTGTGACCGCCCAAAATTGTATAGTCTAAGCTCCCGGAAATCGACATCCCTTCATAAGGGGACCAATCTCCATTTCCGTGCAGGTTTTCGGCGCGGACAACGTTTTCGGAAGCGGCATCCCAAATAACCAGATCTGCGCCTGCGCCAATGCGGATGCTGCCTTTCGAGGAAAGGTCAAAAATTTCAGCAGGATTTTTGGCTAATAATTGAACCATTTGTTCTAAAGTGATGCGTCCTTCAACGACCCCATAAGTATAAAGCAAAGGGAAAAGGGTTTCTACTCCAGCTAAGCCATTTGGAGTCAGTGGAAATCGTTTATTCCCCTCTTCTTTTTGAGCAATTGTAAACGGACAATGATCGGTCGCAACGACGTCGATCTCATCGTCTGCCAGGGCTTGCCATAAAGCTTCGCTGTCTTCTTTGGTGCGCAGTGGAGGTGTTGTTATCCAGTAGTACCCATTTTCTTTTTTATAATAGTCTTCGGAGAGTACCAAATATTGCGGACAGGTTTCGAGGTAAAGCTTCACGCCCCGTTCACGAGCTTTCAGGGCTGCTTCAAGTCCGGCGCGGCTGCTCAAGTGCACGATGTAAAGTTGGGTATCAAGCTCGCCGGCAATCTCAGCAGCCCTGGCGATGGCTTTGGCTTCAGCCTCGGCCGTTCGGCTGCGAGGGTGGTAAATAGCTGCTAAATTTCCAGCATCGACATTTTTGGCAGTCATCGACTCAATGAGATCGTTGGCTTCCGCATGCAAACAGACCAGCCCGCCGTTCTCATTAACCGTCTTTAGAACTTGCCGAAACTCCTCCCAGGTGATCATCATGCCGATTTGACGGTAAGTAGAAAAGACTTTGTAAATAGAAAAACCTTCCTCGATTAGCTTGGGGATTTCACTCACTCGTTTTTCCGGCAGATCAGTGACATTCACGTGCAGGCCGTAATCAATGTGCGACTTTCCCCGTGCTTTCTCAATTCGCACATCAACGGATTCCCGCAAAGACTGCCCTTTCTCTTGAACGGTAAAATCGATGATTGCGGTCACGCCACCGCAAGCTGCGGCAATCGACCCGGACTCAAAATCGTCGATGGAATG
Encoded here:
- the hydA gene encoding dihydropyrimidinase, translated to MEDRAFDLIICNGEVVTDTGKKALDIGILDGKIAALQPKIHVEASQKIDATHKLVFPGFIDAHTHMGIPIMDTHSIDDFESGSIAAACGGVTAIIDFTVQEKGQSLRESVDVRIEKARGKSHIDYGLHVNVTDLPEKRVSEIPKLIEEGFSIYKVFSTYRQIGMMITWEEFRQVLKTVNENGGLVCLHAEANDLIESMTAKNVDAGNLAAIYHPRSRTAEAEAKAIARAAEIAGELDTQLYIVHLSSRAGLEAALKARERGVKLYLETCPQYLVLSEDYYKKENGYYWITTPPLRTKEDSEALWQALADDEIDVVATDHCPFTIAQKEEGNKRFPLTPNGLAGVETLFPLLYTYGVVEGRITLEQMVQLLAKNPAEIFDLSSKGSIRIGAGADLVIWDAASENVVRAENLHGNGDWSPYEGMSISGSLDYTILGGHTLVENGRFVGKDVFGELLKTD